The following coding sequences are from one Panicum hallii strain FIL2 chromosome 5, PHallii_v3.1, whole genome shotgun sequence window:
- the LOC112891511 gene encoding protein NRT1/ PTR FAMILY 5.10-like, with protein MQSGELLPGPWPSLGSKPADGRGGWRAARFVLAVGFLERIGFYGVQGNLIMYLTGPLGMSTASAAAGVNAWAGAVQVLPLAGALAADSRLGRYRAVLAAGGLYLLSLGLLTISSMLQGPQPHAAGGSPSSTMLAFFYVALYLLALAQAFHRPCVEALGADQFAPGDGGDPGASASRSSYFNWFHFSVSWGYAIATAGLSYVEDNVGWTAGFGACWATMALYLAVFLLGTRAYRAEKPVGVRSFTESVRSWGARVFRRRDATDAERLLLAQEHEEGKELIVKLLPIWLTSLIIAAIFSQVYTLFTKQGSTLDRRLGGATTGLVVPPAALQCLMSATFVTTLPVYDRVLVPLARRATGHHAGVTTLQRIGAGMAVSGVAMAVAALVEGRRLRVARDAGLVDRPDVALPMSLWWVVPQYVLLGVAAVLAQIGLEEFFYDQVPDTLRSVGLAMCLSIFGMGSYASSMLVSAVDWVTRSKGESWFSDNLNRARLDYFYWLLAGLAALEVAAFLHFASRYVYRNEV; from the exons ATGCAGTCCGGCGAGCTCCTCCCCGGACCCTGGCCGTCCCTCGGCTCCAAACCCGCCGACGGCCGCGGCGGCTGGCGCGCCGCGCGCTTCGTCCTCG CGGTCGGGTTCCTGGAGCGAATCGGGTTCTACGGCGTGCAGGGCAACCTGATCATGTACCTGACCGGGCCGCTCGGCATGTCCACGGCGTCCGCGGCCGCAGGCGTCAACGCGTGGGCCGGGGCCGTGCAGGtgctgccgctcgccggcgCGCTCGCCGCGGACTCGCGGCTCGGGCGCTACCGGGCGGTCCTGGCCGCCGGCGGGCTCTATCTACTG AGCTTGGGCTTGCTGACGATTTCATCCATGCTGCAAGGGCCTCAACCTCACGCCGCGGGGGGCTCCCCGTCTTCTACCATGCTCGCCTTCTTCTACGTCGCGCTGTACCTGCTGGCTCTGGCGCAAGCCTTCCACAGGCCGTGCGTGGAGGCCCTCGGCGCGGACCAGTTCGctccgggcgacggcggcgacccGGGCGCGTCCGCGTCCCGAAGCTCCTACTTCAACTGGTTCCATTTCTCCGTATCGTGGGGCTACGCCATCGCGACGGCGGGGCTGAGCTACGTCGAGGACAACGTCGGCTGGACCGCCGGGTTCGGCGCCTGCTGGGCCACGATGGCGTTGTATCTCGCAGTCTTCTTGCTTGGCACGCGGGCGTATCGTGCCGAGAAACCCGTCGGCGTCAGATCGTTCACTGAATCCGTGCGGTCGTGGGGAGCCAGGGTGTTCCGTCGCCGTGACGCCACTGATGCCGAACG GCTTCTTCTAGCTCAAGAACACGAGGAGGGCAAAGAACTCATTGTGAAGCTGCTCCCGATATGGCTGACGAGCTTAATCATCGCCGCCATCTTCTCGCAAGTCTACACATTGTTCACCAAGCAGGGCAGCACGCTGGACAGGCGCCTCGGCGGCGCGACCACGGGCCTCGTCGTGCCGCCCGCGGCGCTGCAGTGCCTCATGAGCGCCACCTTCGTCACCACGCTCCCGGTGTACGACCGCGTGCTGGTGCCCCTCGCCAGGCGCGCCACGGGGCACCACGCCGGCGTCACGACGCTCCAGCGCATCGGCGCGGGCATGGCCGTGTCCGGCGTCGCCATGGCCGTCGCGGCGCTGGTGGAAGGCAGGCGGCTCCGCGTGGCCAGGGACGCGGGCCTGGTGGACCGGCCGGATGTGGCGCTGCCGATGAGCCTGTGGTGGGTGGTGCCGCAGTACGTGCTGCTCGGCGTCGCGGCCGTGCTGGCCCAGATCGGGCTCGAGGAGTTCTTCTACGACCAGGTGCCCGACACGCTCCGCAGCGTCGGGCTCGCGATGTGCCTGAGCATATTTGGCATGGGGAGCTACGCTAGCAGCATGCTCGTGTCAGCGGTCGATTGGGTGACGAGGAGCAAGGGCGAGAGCTGGTTCTCCGATAACCTGAACCGGGCGCGCCTCGACTACTTCTACTGGCTCCTGGCGGGGCTCGCCGCTCTCGAGGTGGCCGCGTTCTTACATTTCGCAAGCAGATATGTCTACAGAAACGAAGTTTAG